One stretch of Pomacea canaliculata isolate SZHN2017 linkage group LG11, ASM307304v1, whole genome shotgun sequence DNA includes these proteins:
- the LOC112574933 gene encoding vesicle-associated membrane protein 4-like, whose translation MPPKFVRNPGTSEYASSAEIERRALLDGDSDEEDFFLKGPKVRTGNLRTDPKLSQVRGQVDDVMGIMKDNVGKVLDRGDRLEDLQDKSDNLASNADMFRSRSRNLHHTMWWKNCRMKILVAIVILIIILVILIPIIIHYTSQKDDNNPGN comes from the exons ATGCCACCCAAGTTTGTTCGCAACCCAGGCACTTCTGAATATGCCTCTTCAGCAGAAATAGAAAGG AGAGCCCTTCTGGATGGAGATTCTGATGAAGAAGACTTTTTCCTAAA GGGGCCAAAGGTTCGCACAGGAAATTTACGGACAGATCCTAAGCTTTCACA GGTTAGAGGTCAGGTGGACGATGTGATGGGCATCATGAAGGACAATGTCGGCAAGGTGCTGGACCGAGGAGATCGCTTAGAAGATTTACAGGACAAGTCAG ataatCTAGCCAGCAATGCAGACATGTTTAGAAGTCGTTCCAGGAATCTGCACCACACAATGTGGTGGAAGAATTGCAGA ATGAAGATTCTGGTTGCCATTGTCATTCTTATCATCATCCTAGTCATCTTGA TTCCCATCATCATCCACTACACCAGCCAGAAGGATGACAATAATCCTGGAAACTAA